GGAGAGCTGGCCCGGGAACTTGTCCTTGTGCGCCGAAAGGCCCACGCGGTCGAGCATCTTGAGGCCGCGCTGGCGGGCTTCGTCGGTCTTGCGGCCGAGCACCTTGATCTGCGCGATCGTGAGGTTCTCCGTCACCGACAGGTGGGGGAACAGCTCGAAATGCTGGAAAACCATGCCCACCTGGCTGCGCAGCTTGGGCAGGTTGGTCTTGGGATCGTGCACGGCCACGCCGTTCACGTAGATCTCGCCCTTCTGGATCGGCTCCAGCGCGTTGATGGTCTTGATCAGCGTGGACTTGCCCGATCCCGAAGGACCGCACACCACCACCACCTCACCCTTGCTGATGCGGGTGGAGCAGTCGTTGAGCACCTGGAAGCTGCCGTACCACTTGGAAACGTTCTTCAGTTCGATCATTTGGTTCATTCCTCAGAGCACATCAGCGGATGATGGCGATTTTCCGGTGCAAGCGCTTCACCACCCAGGAGAGCGCGAAGCACATCACGAAATACACGACGGCCGCCAGCAGGTAAGCCTCGATGGGGCGGCCATAGTTCTTGCCCGCGGTCTCGAAGCCCTTGAGCATGTCATAGGCGCCGATGGCATACACGAGCGAAGTGTCCTGGAACAGGATGATGGTCTGCGTGAGCAGCACCGGCAGCATGTTGCGGAACGCCTGCGGAAGGATCACGAGCTTCATGTTCTGCCCGTAGGTCATGCCCAGTGCCTGCCCGGCGAACACCTGCCCACGCGAGATCGACTGGATGCCCGCACGCATGATCTCGCTGAAGTACGCGGCCTCGAAGGCGATGAACGTGATCACCGCCGACATCTCGGCCCCGATGGGCTTGC
The DNA window shown above is from Acidovorax sp. NCPPB 4044 and carries:
- a CDS encoding amino acid ABC transporter ATP-binding protein; its protein translation is MIELKNVSKWYGSFQVLNDCSTRISKGEVVVVCGPSGSGKSTLIKTINALEPIQKGEIYVNGVAVHDPKTNLPKLRSQVGMVFQHFELFPHLSVTENLTIAQIKVLGRKTDEARQRGLKMLDRVGLSAHKDKFPGQLSGGQQQRVAIARALSMDPIVMLFDEPTSALDPEMVGEVLDVMVSLANEGMTMMCVTHEMGFARKVSNRVIFMDVGGKILEDCSRDDFFNNADARQPRTKDFLNKILQH
- a CDS encoding amino acid ABC transporter permease; the encoded protein is MMSLDFSFYSWDIISKFVLKGFYFSIVLTIVATLGGILFGTLLALMRLSGRSWLVVPATIYVNGMRSIPLVMVILWFFLLVPFLVGKPIGAEMSAVITFIAFEAAYFSEIMRAGIQSISRGQVFAGQALGMTYGQNMKLVILPQAFRNMLPVLLTQTIILFQDTSLVYAIGAYDMLKGFETAGKNYGRPIEAYLLAAVVYFVMCFALSWVVKRLHRKIAIIR